Proteins from one Coffea arabica cultivar ET-39 chromosome 8c, Coffea Arabica ET-39 HiFi, whole genome shotgun sequence genomic window:
- the LOC140013541 gene encoding uncharacterized protein → MLSILGKSRIVRRSDSLAGINNNTPPLYKVLDQLSHRHPELIRSALLGEAQRFFSWRRLWERKVSKIVLMARTRSKRTAESAGPGGGEGSQRKEAGASQGVGGSALSGERRQQIFMFVTENLPMLEDIIRQAKEGEGAGGAQTSKAKGKEKELPPDPSEDESRDQPPRRKRPRTPPRPRASVVGDSERYSRDRSARSQPRDPSPRKPTRNGFERSPARSVKSRPRDHLDPARDELEQILRPRPYEDNYATSPFTREIEDYPLPRRFKIPSIEMYDASTNPEEHLSVFLTHMRLQTAADEVRCKTFPMFLKGKARLWFQGLKPGSIRSFPELARQFAAQFVSSKVYARNATHLMSIKQRPDESLRNFMTRFNAESLQVRDKDEKVVMAAFTNGLRVEELFYDLAKKPPVNLEELLRRAHEAANAEEAGRLKKESDREIGDRKGRTNPLEGKEAPAKKNVFDRLSKEKTPALPPLPEKTYTPLTRPRAQILAVMEAEGLGERPPKMGTPRNKRNQDRYCAFHRDVGHDTEGCWALRKEIEDLIQRGYLGRFVRRPGQEFGRNHYGDRREGRRRDRPERRDAPRGHSPDQDTQNLAGVINTIAGGPTGGDSHAARKNKRSPPEGDDSLKRLRMDEKITFGPRDAVPLASGNHEAIVIDIVTNNYRVKKVYVDQGSAVDIMFYRVFRELGLRDDQLTPVRTPLVGFTGPPISSEGMITLMVTVGQAPKCRTVPVNFVVVRQPSPYNVFLGRPALNALRAVSSTYHLSVKFPTPGGIVEVHGDPEVARACYLATLRGQEKVVAQTTYLEPYIPGDEAQQLGTQDETEEFPLREDRPNQVLRIGALLPAREKEDLKALLREYSQVFAWSVDDMPGIPTDLAVHHLDVDPRFKPVKQKKRSFAPERNEVIRAEVGKLLESKIILEVYYPTWLANPVLVKKEDLTWRMCVDFTDLNKACPKDCFPLPRIDRLVDSTVGFDVLCFLDAFKGYHQIEMAEEDRDKTSFITEEGTYCYRTMPFGLKNAGATYQRLVNKLFQNQVGRSMEVYVDDMIVKSRTDQRLIPDLREVLDILLKSRMPLNPKKCTFGVRSGRFLGFLVSRDGIRANPDKLQAIMDMAPPRSVKEVQRLTGRMAALNRFLSRSAVRGLPFFRVLKAPKDFHWTEECQKAFIDLKIYLAELPSLTAQSRGRPYSYTSPPATRPSARSWCGRMGGLRGRCIT, encoded by the exons ATGCTATCTATACTGGGCAAGTCCCGCATCGTGCGGAGGTCGGACTCCCTTGCAGGTATAAATAATAACACACCTCCACTgtacaag GTCTTGGATCAGCTCTCCCATCGACACCCCGAGCTGATCAGGTCAGCTCTCCTCGGGGAAGCTCAGCgcttcttcagttggcgccgtctgtgggaacgtaAGGTAAGTAAGATTGTGTTGATGGCCCGGACGCGATCCAAGCGTACGGCAGAGAGCGCCGGCCCTGGGGGCGGTGAGGGGTCCCAGCGGAAAGAGGCCGGGGCGTCCCAGGGCGTCGGTGGCTCGGCCCTTTCAGGGGAACGGAGGCAGCAGATCTTCATGTTCGTGACGGAGAATCTCCCCATGCTGGAGGATATAATTCGGCAGGCGAAGGAGGGAGAGGGGGCTGGGGGTGcacagacctccaaggccaaggGAAAGGAGAAAGAGTTACCCCCTGATCCTTCGGAGGATGAGTCGCGCGACCAGCCCCCTAGGAGGAAGCGACCCCGGACTCCTCCCCGCCCCCGAGCCTCGGTGGTCGGGGACAGCGAGAGGTATTCCCGCGACAGGTCCGCGAGGAGCCAACCCAGAGACCCCTCTCCGAGGAAGCCCACACGGAATGGGTTCGAGCGTTCCCCTGCTCGGTCTGTCAAAAGCCGGCCCCGCGATCATCTGGACCCTGCTCGGGATGAACTCGAGCAGATCTTGAGGCCCCGGCCATACGAAGACAACTATGCAACCTCACCCTTTACCCGGGAGATAGAGGACTACCCCCTACCCCGGAGGTTCAAGATTCCGAGCATCGAGATGTACGATGCCTCTACAAACCCGGAAGAACACCTCTCGGTATTCCTGACGCATATGCGCCTGCAAACCGCCGCGGATGAGGTTCGCTGCAAGACCTTCCCTATGTTCCTAAAGGGGAAGGCGCGGCTCTGGTTCCAGGGACTGAAACCGGGATCTATACGGAGCTTTCCCGAGCTGGCCCGGCAGTTTGCAGCCCAGTTCGTCTCCTCGAAGGTTTACGCGAGGAACGCAACCCACCTGATGTCCATCAAGCAAAGGCCCGACGAGTCGCTGAGGAATTTCATGACCCGTTTCAATGCGGAGAGCTTGCAGGTCAGGGACAAGGACGAAAAAGTGGTGATGGCCGCCTTCACAAACGGGCTCAGGGTGGAGGAGCTTTTCTACGATCTGGCTAAGAAGCCTCCCGTAAACCTGGAAGAGCTCCTACGCAGGGCTCACGAGGCTGCCAACGCGGAGGAGGCGGGTCGCCTAAAGAAAGAGTCAGATCGGGAGATCGGAGATCGTAAGGGCCGGACCAACCCCCTGGAGGGCAAGGAGGCCCCGGCCAAGAAAAATGTCTTTGATCGGCTCTCGAAGGAGAAGACCCCTGCTCTGCCACCACTCCCAGAGAAGACTTACACCCCTCTAACACGGCCCAGAGCTCAGATCTTGGCCGTCATGGAGGCGGAAGGGCTGGGAGAGCGGCCGCCCAAGATGGGGACGCCCCGGAACAAAAGGAACCAGGACCGATATTGCGCCTTTCACCGTGACGTCGGACACGACACGGAGGGGTGCTGGGCCCTGCGTAAGGAGATTGAAGACCTGATCCAACGTGGCTATCTAGGTCGGTTCGTACGCCGACCAGGTCAGGAGTTCGGGCGCAACCATTACGGGGATAGGCGTGAGGGACGGCGTCGGGACCGCCCAGAGCGGCGCGACGCTCCTCGGGGCCACTCTCCCGACCAGGACACCCAGAACCTGGCGGGGGTGATAAACACCATTGCCGGAGGTCCCACAGGGGGGGACAGCCATGCAGCTCGGAAGAACAAGCGGTCACCCCCCGAAGGGGacgactccttgaagcgcttgcgCATGGACGAGAAGATCACTTTCGGGCCAAGGGATGCGGTCCCCCTGGCTTCTGGGAACCATGAGGCCATCGTGATAGACATTGTCACCAACAACTATCGGGTGAAGAAGGTATATGTCGACCAGGGTAGTGCGGTCGACATCATGTTCTACAGGGTGTTCAGGGAGCTCGGATTAAGGGATGACCAGCTCACCCCGGTCCGGACACCTCTGGTGGGATTTACCGGACCACCCATCAGCTCGGAAGGGATGATCACCCTGATGGTCACAGTAGGACAGGCTCCCAAATGCCGGACTGTTCCCGTCAACTTCGTGGTGGTCAGGCAGCCGTCCCCGTACAATGTGTTCCTGGGGAGGCCTGCTTTGAACGCCCTCCGGGCTGTTTCCTCCACTTACCACCTCAGCGTCAAGTTCCCTACCCCGGGGGGGATAGTCGAGGTGCACGGCGATCCGGAGGTAGCCAGGGCTTGTTACCTAGCCACACTCCGGGGGCAGGAGAAGGTGGTCGCCCAGACAACCTATCTGGAGCCCTACATCCCAGGGGACGAGGCCCAACAGCTGGGCACCCAGGATGAGACTGAGGAATTCCCCTTAAGGGAGGATCGGCCCAATCAGGTCCTCCGCATCGGAGCCTTGTTGCCCGCCAGGGAGAAGGAGGACTTGAAAGCTCTGCTAAGAGAGTACTCCCAGGTCTTCGCTTGGTCGGTGGATGACATGCCTGGGATCCCAACGGACCTGGCAGTCCACCACCTTGACGTCGACCCTCGCTTCAAGCCGGTAAAGCAGAAGAAAAGAAGTTTCGCCCCCGAGAGAAATGAGGTGATCAGGGCGGAGGTCGGCAAGTTGTTGGAGTCCAAGATCATCCTGGAGGTCTACTACCCGACCTGGCTGGCCAACCCCGTCCTGGTCAAGAAAGAGGACCTGACCTGGAGGATGTGTGTAGACTTCACAGACCTTAACAAAGCCTGCCCAAAGGACTGCTTTCCCCTGCCTCGAATTGACAGGTTAGTAGATTCTACTGTGGGCTTTGACGTTTTATGCTTTCTGGATGCCTTTAAGGGATATCACCAGATAGAGATGGCCGAGGAGGACCGGGACAAGACCTCCTTCATCACGGAGGAGGGAACCTACTGCTACAGGACCATGCCCTTCGGATTGAAGAACGCGGGAGCAACTTACCAGCGCCTGGTAAACAAGTTATTCCAAAACCAGGTCGGCAGGAGCATGGAGGTTTATGTGGACGACATGATCGTCAAAAGTCGAACTGACCAGCGCCTCATACCCGACCTGCGGGAGGTCCTGGACATCCTACTGAAGAGCCGGATGCCCCTGAATCCGAAGAAGTGCACTTTCGGGGTCAGATCGGGAAGGTTTCTCGGTTTCCTGGTGTCCCGAGACGGAATCCGGGCCAACCCGGATAAACTCCAGGCCATCATGGACATGGCCCCTCCGAGGAGCGTGAAGGAAGTCCAACGGCTAACAGGAAGGATGGCCGCCCTGAATAGGTTCCTCTCGCGCTCCGCGGTCAGGGGGCTGCCCTTCTTCCGAGTACTGAAAGCGCCGAAGGACTTCCACTGGACTGAGGAGTGCCAGAAGGCCTTCATCGACCTAAAAATCTACTTGGCCGAGCTACCATCTCTGACAGCCCAGAGCCGGGGGAGACCTTATTCCTATACCTCTCCGCCTGCAACGAGGCCGTCAGCGCGGTCCTGGTGCGGGAGGATGGGGGGGCTCAGAGGCCGGTGTATTACGTAA
- the LOC140013539 gene encoding uncharacterized protein has protein sequence MTKWAVELVEHDIGYQPRKAIKAQALADFLAEGASLSLTELSPQHEERLPKEPWVLFVDGASSKEGSGAGLLLISPTGEELTYALRLDFPASNNEAEYEALLTGLRIAHQMGITAIQVRSDSQLVVLQVLGEYEAKDEVMKKYLAKVREAVALFETFEIERVPRSQNKRADALSKLASSSFAHLSKEVLVEVLKQKSINQV, from the coding sequence ATGACCAAATGGGCTGTCGAGCTAGTCGAGCACGACATCGGCTATCAACCCCGCAAAGCCATCAAGGCCCAGGCCTTAGCGGATTTCCTTGCTGAGGGGGCTAGCTTGAGTCTAACCGAGCTAAGCCCCCAACACGAGGAGCGGCTGCCGAAGGAGCCCTGGGTGTTGTTCGTAGACGGGGCCTCCAGCAAGGAAGGAAGCGGGGCGGGTCTGCTACTCATTTCACCTACCGGGGAGGAACTGACCTACGCCCTCCGATTGGACTTCCCCGCGTCCAACAACGAGGCCGAGTACGAGGCCCTGCTCACAGGATTGCGGATAGCCCACCAGATGGGAATAACCGCGATCCAGGTCAGGAGCGACTCACAGCTCGTCGTCCTTCAAGTCCTTGGGGAGTACGAAGCCAAGGACGAGGTTATGAAGAAGTACCTGGCCAAAGTACGAGAGGCGGTGGCCTTGTTCGAAACGTTCGAAATCGAGCGGGTGCCAAGGTCCCAGAACAAGCGGGCAGACGCCCTTTCAAAGTTGGCATCCTCCTCATTTGCCCACCTGAGCAAGGAGGTATTGGTAGAGGTGCTAAAGCAGAAAAGTATCAATCAGGTCTAG